The following proteins are co-located in the Fusobacteria bacterium ZRK30 genome:
- a CDS encoding ATP-binding cassette domain-containing protein: protein MLQVTMDKITKYYGSNLILDDISLRIIEGEKIGLIGKNGSGKSTIFKIISKIEDYSGGNLTLQKNLKIGYLIQDFTSFLDSDVNEVLYSGFDNLLTIEKKINTSLKLIEDHTSSTYNEDLINYGKLQEEFESQGGYEIDEKIKKIKLGLKIPDEFLKKKISELSGGEKNRVFLAKALVDEPDILLLDEPTNHLDLSSIKWLEEFVKGYKKSIFLISHDRYFLDNTIDKIYELNHKGIEIFNGNYSYYVVEKERRYLKELEIYLAQEKKIKQMEDAIRRFRHWGSNGDNESMFIKAENMRKRIEKMEKIDKPKIEKNISFDFDSQGRSGKRVIKIKKVSKEINDKLLFKNISLDLYLGEKLGIIGSNGSGKSTLLKMILDQAEGITLGSSLKIAYLDQNLTFRDYQSTLIDVFRNESIVKESDLHRSLAKFHFYQEDLNKKIESLSGGEKARLKLAIMINNGFNLLILDEPTNHLDLHFKEILEETLASFNGTLLFISHDRYFLNKIANRIVELKDQTLYDYPGNFNYYLDQTSEVIVKAVKKDKVDTRVRDNQKQKNDQRRLKKLKNLETKLLKTLDDLEIDISLNQNDYTKLGNLIEEKEKNEVDYENLLEEMFELEELLS from the coding sequence ATGTTACAAGTTACTATGGATAAAATAACTAAGTATTACGGTTCAAATTTAATATTAGACGATATATCACTTAGGATAATAGAGGGAGAAAAGATTGGTTTAATCGGAAAAAATGGTAGCGGTAAATCGACTATCTTTAAAATAATCTCTAAAATAGAGGATTACAGCGGCGGAAACCTGACCTTACAAAAAAATCTTAAAATCGGATATTTAATACAAGATTTTACCAGTTTTTTAGATAGTGATGTCAACGAAGTTTTATATAGTGGATTCGATAATCTTTTAACTATAGAAAAAAAAATCAACACTTCATTAAAACTGATCGAAGATCACACTTCTTCTACCTACAATGAGGATCTCATAAATTACGGTAAATTGCAGGAGGAATTTGAGTCTCAAGGTGGTTACGAGATAGATGAAAAAATCAAAAAAATAAAGTTAGGATTAAAGATTCCTGATGAATTTTTGAAAAAAAAGATTAGTGAACTTAGCGGTGGGGAGAAAAACAGAGTTTTTCTTGCAAAAGCTTTAGTAGACGAACCTGATATATTGTTATTGGACGAGCCTACAAACCATCTGGATCTTAGCTCTATAAAGTGGCTGGAAGAATTTGTTAAAGGGTATAAAAAGAGTATTTTTTTAATTTCTCATGACAGGTATTTTTTAGATAATACCATCGATAAAATCTATGAATTAAATCATAAAGGTATTGAGATATTCAACGGAAATTATAGTTACTACGTTGTAGAAAAAGAAAGAAGATACCTCAAAGAATTAGAGATATATTTAGCCCAGGAGAAAAAAATCAAACAGATGGAAGATGCCATCAGAAGGTTCAGGCACTGGGGAAGTAATGGTGATAACGAATCTATGTTTATCAAAGCAGAAAATATGAGAAAACGTATAGAGAAGATGGAAAAAATAGATAAACCAAAGATCGAAAAAAACATTTCATTTGATTTTGACAGCCAGGGAAGAAGTGGTAAAAGAGTTATTAAAATCAAAAAAGTTTCTAAGGAGATCAATGATAAATTGCTGTTTAAAAACATCTCTTTAGACCTGTATCTAGGTGAAAAATTAGGTATCATAGGATCTAACGGCAGTGGTAAATCTACACTTTTAAAGATGATCTTAGACCAAGCAGAGGGGATCACCCTGGGAAGCAGCTTAAAGATAGCCTATCTTGACCAAAATCTTACATTTAGAGATTATCAATCTACTTTAATCGATGTTTTCAGAAACGAAAGTATTGTCAAAGAATCCGATCTTCATAGAAGTTTAGCAAAATTTCATTTCTACCAGGAAGATCTAAATAAGAAAATAGAATCCCTTAGTGGTGGTGAAAAAGCCAGATTAAAATTAGCTATCATGATAAATAACGGATTTAACCTTCTTATCTTAGATGAGCCTACAAATCATCTGGATCTGCATTTTAAAGAAATTTTAGAAGAAACCCTGGCTTCATTTAATGGTACTCTTTTATTTATTTCCCATGACAGATATTTTTTAAATAAAATTGCAAACAGGATCGTTGAATTAAAGGATCAAACTTTGTATGATTATCCAGGTAATTTTAATTACTACTTAGATCAGACTTCGGAAGTAATCGTAAAAGCTGTAAAAAAAGATAAAGTAGACACCAGAGTCAGAGATAACCAGAAACAAAAAAATGATCAACGCAGATTAAAAAAATTAAAAAATCTTGAAACAAAACTTTTAAAAACCCTGGATGATTTAGAGATCGATATCTCTTTAAACCAGAATGATTACACAAAATTAGGGAATTTAATCGAAGAAAAAGAAAAAAACGAGGTAGATTATGAAAATCTATTGGAAGAGATGTTTGAATTAGAGGAGCTTTTATCTTAA
- a CDS encoding cold-shock protein: protein MLKGTVKWFNDDKGFGFIQAEDGNDYFAHFSQINKEGFKTLKEGEEVTFEITEGAKGPQASNIETV from the coding sequence ATGTTAAAAGGAACAGTTAAATGGTTTAATGACGATAAAGGATTTGGATTTATCCAAGCTGAAGATGGAAACGACTACTTCGCACATTTCTCTCAAATCAACAAAGAAGGATTCAAAACTTTAAAAGAAGGGGAAGAAGTAACTTTCGAAATCACTGAAGGTGCTAAAGGTCCTCAAGCTTCAAACATCGAAACTGTATAA
- the hflX gene encoding GTPase HflX has translation MGRPGKVKGFIDSVIGKAIVVGIEVFARKSNVSLEDSLAELKELSHAAGIETVYTISQRKNRIEAGTYLGSGKLEEIKALAARYGADILLVDDELSGIQIRNLESILDMEIIDRTSLILDIFANRAKSKEGKLQVELARLRYEKPRIVGGSTQLSKQAGGIGSRGLGEKKLELDRRTIDKRIRDVERSIEGLKKQREVQKNKRRKSHLQTVALIGYTNAGKSTLMNTFLRVNNPLKSKHESPVADMLFATLDPFHRKVKLKDNLEFILTDTVGFVNKLPHTLVDAFMSTLEEVKDADLLLYVVDVSNEEYEHQLKVTKNVVKELGAQEIPYIIVQNKKDRLDPEKLLEIIDPLETTVPISALNGDGLDELIFGIEEKIMKDYKIVNLIIPFERGSMANYILENTKVVEHQYLDDGLHVKAYLNGHDINKYNLFLV, from the coding sequence ATGGGAAGACCGGGAAAAGTAAAAGGTTTTATAGACAGTGTTATTGGAAAGGCTATAGTTGTAGGGATAGAGGTTTTTGCTAGAAAAAGTAATGTATCTTTAGAAGATTCACTGGCAGAGTTAAAGGAATTATCTCACGCTGCAGGAATAGAAACTGTTTATACAATAAGTCAAAGAAAAAACAGAATAGAGGCAGGAACTTATCTGGGAAGTGGAAAGTTAGAGGAAATAAAGGCTTTGGCGGCCAGGTATGGGGCTGATATACTCCTTGTAGATGACGAACTTTCCGGGATACAGATAAGAAATTTAGAGAGTATTCTGGATATGGAAATAATAGACAGAACCAGCTTAATCTTGGATATATTTGCCAATAGAGCTAAGAGTAAGGAGGGGAAACTACAGGTAGAACTAGCCAGATTGAGGTATGAAAAACCTAGGATTGTAGGAGGAAGCACCCAGCTGTCAAAACAAGCCGGAGGAATAGGATCCAGAGGACTGGGAGAAAAAAAATTAGAATTGGACAGGAGAACCATCGATAAAAGGATAAGGGACGTGGAAAGATCTATAGAAGGTCTGAAAAAACAAAGGGAAGTCCAAAAAAATAAAAGAAGAAAGAGTCACCTCCAGACAGTTGCTCTAATTGGATATACAAATGCAGGAAAATCCACTTTAATGAATACTTTCTTAAGGGTAAATAATCCGTTGAAGAGTAAACATGAATCACCAGTTGCAGACATGTTGTTTGCTACATTGGATCCATTTCATAGAAAGGTAAAATTAAAGGATAATCTAGAATTTATATTAACCGATACAGTTGGATTTGTAAATAAATTACCCCATACTCTGGTTGATGCATTTATGTCAACGTTGGAAGAGGTAAAAGATGCAGATCTGCTTTTATATGTGGTAGATGTATCCAATGAGGAATATGAACATCAATTGAAGGTTACTAAAAACGTAGTGAAGGAGTTGGGAGCACAGGAAATTCCATATATAATAGTTCAAAATAAAAAAGACCGGTTAGACCCTGAAAAACTTTTAGAAATTATTGATCCTCTGGAAACAACTGTACCCATATCTGCATTAAATGGAGATGGATTGGATGAATTAATCTTTGGGATTGAAGAAAAAATAATGAAAGATTATAAAATTGTAAATTTAATTATTCCATTTGAAAGAGGGTCTATGGCCAATTATATATTGGAGAATACCAAGGTTGTAGAGCACCAATATTTAGATGACGGACTCCATGTGAAGGCCTATTTAAACGGGCATGACATCAATAAATACAATTTGTTTTTAGTATAA
- a CDS encoding SHOCT domain-containing protein has product MGSHMMNHETMNGFSGGIYWVFMLFRGVAGFIFPLILLYLVYRLMKGKKGEFLEKSETPLERLKMRLVKGEITKEEYEELKKIIED; this is encoded by the coding sequence GTGGGGAGTCATATGATGAATCATGAGACAATGAATGGATTTTCAGGAGGGATTTATTGGGTCTTTATGTTATTTCGGGGAGTAGCGGGTTTTATTTTCCCTCTAATATTGTTATACTTAGTCTATAGACTGATGAAGGGGAAAAAAGGAGAATTCCTTGAAAAATCAGAAACTCCTTTAGAGAGGTTGAAAATGAGGTTAGTTAAAGGAGAGATAACCAAAGAGGAGTATGAAGAGTTAAAAAAAATAATAGAAGATTAG